A stretch of Oncorhynchus mykiss isolate Arlee chromosome 12, USDA_OmykA_1.1, whole genome shotgun sequence DNA encodes these proteins:
- the gng10 gene encoding guanine nucleotide-binding protein G(I)/G(S)/G(O) subunit gamma-10, whose product MTSNSNVSNMRRLVEQLKLEASLERIKVSQAAAELQQYCHQNAAKDALLVGVPAGSNPFREPRSCNLF is encoded by the exons atgaCGTCTAATTCCAACGTGTCCAACATGCGTCGACTTGTTGAACAACTGAAACTCGAAGCCAGTTTGGAACGGATTAAG GTGTCTCAGGCAGCTGCAGAGCTCCAGCAGTACTGCCATCAGAATGCGGCTAAAGATGCTCTGCTGGTCGGGGTTCCGGCAGGCTCCAACCCCTTCAGAGAACCACGATCCTGTAACCTGTTCTAA
- the LOC110536869 gene encoding dnaJ homolog subfamily C member 25, translating to MAAPMKNGRHFGQWISMLLFWGGLIPSATALIEGLYCGTEICYDVLGVPRDAVKSDIGRAYRQLARKYHPDRFSSLTGETRESAHQHFLLIATAYETLKDEDSRRDYDYMLDHPEEYYSHYYTYYRRRLAPKVDVRIVILVTVVAISIFQYYSWWASYTEAINYLSTVPKYRIQATEIAKQLGLLNKTKEKGKNRRSKEEIREQEEEVIRDIIKNKIDIKGGYQKPKILDILLCQIVLFPYCLCAYVVWYCKWIYRFTICREEYGDEEKLYIIRRNMKMSQSQLDSLEAEQRDTLLERQLWIKDNYEVYKEEQEEEMKTKMALDPRWKRYRRWMKNEGPGRLTFIDD from the exons ATGGCTGCGCCCATGAAGAATGGGCGACACTTTGGTCAATGGATAAGCATGTTGTTATTTTGGGGGGGTCTCATACCCTCTGCCACGGCGCTTATCGAGGGACTTTATTGTGGCACGGAGATTTGTTACGATGTACTCGGAGTACCGAGAGATGCGGTTAAATCCGACATAGGTCGTGCATACAGACAGTTAGCCAGAAAGTATCACCCCGATAGATTCTCAAGTCTTACAGGCGAGACACGTGAAAGTGCTCATCAACATTTTTTGCTCATTGCAACTGCATATGAAACTCTGAAG GATGAGGACTCCCGTAGAGACTACGACTACATGCTGGACCACCCTGAAGAGTACTACAGccactactacacctactacaggAGACGACTGGCACCTAAAGTGGACGTGCGGATTGTCATTCTGGTCACCGTGGTTGCTATATCCATCTTCCAG TACTACAGTTGGTGGGCCAGCTACACTGAAGCCATCAACTACCTATCAACGGTCCCCAAGTACCGTATCCAGGCGACAGAGATAGCCAAGCAGCTGGGTCTCCTGAACAAGACAAAAGAGAAGGGCAAGAACCGACGGTCCAAAGAGGAGATCCGGGAACAGGAAGAAGAGGTAATCCGTGACATCATCAAGAACAAGATCGACATCAAGGGAGGCTACCAGAAGCCTAAAATCTTGGACATCCTGCTCTGTCAGATTGTCCTGTTCCCTTACTGCCTGTGTGCCTATGTGGTCTGGTACTGTAAGTGGATCTACAGGTTCACCATCTGCAGAGAGGAGTACGGAGACGAGGAGAAGCTCTACATCATCAGGAGGAACATGAAGATGTCTCAGTCTCAGTTAGACAGTCTGGAGGCGGAGCAGAGAGACACGTTACTGGAGAGGCAGCTCTGGATCAAAGACAACTATGAg GTGTACAAGGAAGAACAGGAGGAAGAGATGAAGACGAAGATGGCCCTGGACCCCAGGTGGAAGAGGTACCGACGGTGGATGAAGAATGAAGGACCTGGACGACTCACTTTTATTGACGATTGA